A genomic window from Brassica oleracea var. oleracea cultivar TO1000 chromosome C8, BOL, whole genome shotgun sequence includes:
- the LOC106309542 gene encoding membrane-anchored ubiquitin-fold protein 3 — protein sequence MPEEESVDIKFRLYDGSDIGPFHYSSSSTVDFLKQRVVSDWPKGKTVVPKGINEVKLISSGKILENSKTVGQCKTPFGEVAGGVTVMHVVVQPSLAKTKTEKKVDKAPKAVICTCTIL from the exons ATGCCGGAGGAGGAGTCGGTAGATATCAAATTCAGGCTCTACGATGGCTCCGACATCGGACCCTTCCACTACTCGTCTTCATCGACCGTCGACTTTTTGAAGCAAAGGGTCGTCTCTGATTGGCCCAAAG GCAAAACAGTTGTTCCGAAGGGGATAAACGAAGTGAAGTTGATTAGTTCGGGTAAGATATTGGAGAATAGCAAGACTGTTGGTCAGTGTAAGACACCTTTTGGAGAGGTTGCGGGTGGAGTCACTGTGATGCATGTTGTTGTACAGCCTTCTCTTGCCAAAACTAAAACAG AGAAAAAGGTCGACAAAGCACCCAAGGCGGTTATATGCACATGCACCATTTTGTGA